One Bacillus sp. 1780r2a1 DNA segment encodes these proteins:
- a CDS encoding YrrS family protein: MNNNRSSRHQNKEKKVNRLYNVLIAVVAVLIVFIGGSLILGGGSDETSPEQNNEQTPKSENNNDTEQNTPEENTEEPAADEEADENATDDEATEQEESSDVEVEENPEPGVESRTVDPSWEPVGTEQGEKPAATYKKGSTDWNEMLAAVGAGVGVNPSDMTVWRLGNNGAPEKAVATISPKGEGSVKYRVEIEWVENEGWKPTVVEKLS; the protein is encoded by the coding sequence ATGAATAACAATCGTTCTTCAAGACATCAAAACAAAGAAAAAAAGGTTAACCGATTATATAATGTGTTAATTGCCGTAGTTGCGGTATTGATTGTCTTTATCGGTGGCTCACTTATTCTTGGAGGAGGATCAGATGAGACATCTCCAGAACAGAATAATGAGCAAACGCCAAAGTCCGAAAATAATAATGATACGGAGCAAAATACTCCTGAAGAAAACACGGAGGAACCTGCAGCTGATGAAGAAGCGGATGAAAATGCAACGGATGATGAAGCAACAGAGCAAGAGGAATCTTCTGATGTAGAAGTGGAAGAAAATCCTGAGCCAGGTGTTGAAAGCCGTACAGTAGATCCATCTTGGGAACCTGTAGGTACAGAGCAAGGTGAAAAGCCAGCAGCTACGTATAAAAAAGGTTCAACTGACTGGAATGAAATGCTTGCAGCCGTTGGTGCTGGAGTAGGTGTTAATCCAAGCGATATGACAGTATGGCGTTTAGGTAATAATGGTGCTCCTGAAAAAGCAGTGGCAACAATTAGCCCTAAAGGTGAAGGTTCAGTAAAATATCGAGTGGAGATTGAATGGGTAGAAAACGAAGGTTGGAAACCAACTGTCGTTGAAAAATTATCTTAA
- a CDS encoding penicillin-binding protein 2, with the protein MRVVRKRMQSILIIIMLLIFLLIGRLVQIQLISTESFSNHNVNLIEESVHQRTQEMVVDDGRGKFIDRNGQSLTSVTNNRLVLFPFLNEMKWPMQQVSTITGISTVEMVTKLKDTRSPVAVGDHLTIDQLKQVNELKIPGVFGVPLKDNRPIPIAEHVIGLVRQSQEKIVAQYEDKLKSGELKTNTPIGITGMQKTFDEFLLPQQESKLLYHVDRFGGPMFGIDVKYTGDANPFYPVNVKTTLDLTIQEKVEELLEQYNLKEGGVVLLDIEKSNILAMASRPNINQTHPYEEKAKGLYNRMLIPQVPGSVFKTVTAAAAVEEGILAPNMTFNCNQSIYDQPLEDGHQKGMLSFEESFAQSCNKTFAQLAKQMSEKNPDSLDQYAQKLGLTEPVGWSGDVFHFDHFTQLQEGKGTVWQKDTNKHVPNAISQTAIGQLDVKLTPLAVANMMATIARGGEKRQVKIVDEIQYKNKASLYTFKNKKLPGENIEKQTVRELQQLLSQVVQSDDGTGRRFRDLPYSVAGKSGTAEIDVKNEIVNKWFAGYFPADKPKYALVVVDLNTKSTISSTNQVFYDIVKEMYDLNHQ; encoded by the coding sequence TTGAGAGTAGTTCGAAAACGAATGCAATCGATTTTGATTATTATTATGTTGTTAATTTTTTTACTTATTGGCAGACTCGTTCAAATACAGCTTATTAGTACAGAATCATTTTCAAATCATAATGTTAATTTAATTGAAGAAAGCGTTCATCAGCGCACACAAGAGATGGTAGTAGACGATGGAAGAGGGAAATTTATAGACCGCAACGGTCAATCGCTTACATCCGTTACGAATAATCGTCTTGTGCTGTTTCCGTTTTTAAATGAAATGAAATGGCCTATGCAGCAGGTTTCTACTATTACGGGAATCTCGACAGTAGAGATGGTTACAAAGCTAAAAGATACGAGGTCTCCCGTAGCTGTTGGAGATCATTTAACTATTGATCAGTTAAAGCAAGTAAATGAATTAAAGATACCTGGAGTTTTTGGTGTTCCATTAAAGGATAACCGTCCTATACCTATTGCTGAGCATGTAATTGGTTTAGTGAGACAAAGTCAGGAGAAAATCGTAGCACAGTATGAAGATAAATTGAAAAGTGGGGAATTAAAAACAAATACGCCGATTGGCATTACAGGTATGCAAAAGACATTTGACGAATTTCTTCTACCACAGCAAGAGTCGAAGTTGTTATATCACGTGGACCGGTTTGGGGGCCCCATGTTTGGAATTGATGTTAAGTATACGGGGGATGCTAATCCTTTTTATCCAGTAAATGTGAAAACGACGTTGGATTTGACAATTCAAGAAAAGGTAGAAGAGTTATTAGAACAATATAACTTAAAAGAAGGCGGAGTAGTACTATTAGATATTGAAAAGAGTAACATCCTAGCCATGGCTAGTAGACCTAATATCAATCAAACTCACCCGTATGAAGAAAAAGCAAAAGGGTTATATAATCGCATGCTAATTCCACAAGTCCCTGGATCAGTGTTTAAAACCGTCACGGCAGCTGCTGCAGTAGAAGAAGGGATTCTTGCTCCGAATATGACGTTTAATTGTAATCAAAGCATCTATGACCAACCGTTAGAGGATGGTCATCAAAAAGGGATGTTATCCTTTGAAGAGAGCTTTGCTCAAAGCTGTAACAAAACATTTGCACAGCTAGCTAAGCAGATGAGTGAAAAAAACCCTGATTCATTGGACCAATATGCTCAAAAATTAGGTCTGACGGAACCTGTGGGATGGAGCGGAGATGTGTTTCACTTTGACCATTTTACACAGCTTCAAGAGGGAAAAGGAACAGTATGGCAGAAAGATACCAATAAACATGTTCCTAATGCCATTTCTCAAACCGCAATCGGTCAGTTAGACGTGAAGCTTACTCCTTTAGCAGTTGCTAATATGATGGCTACGATTGCTAGAGGTGGAGAAAAGCGACAAGTAAAGATAGTCGATGAAATTCAATATAAAAACAAAGCTTCGCTTTATACGTTTAAAAACAAAAAGTTACCTGGCGAAAATATAGAAAAGCAAACAGTTAGGGAACTTCAACAGTTACTAAGTCAAGTTGTTCAAAGTGATGATGGCACGGGGAGGCGTTTTCGAGATCTTCCTTACTCAGTAGCAGGAAAATCTGGTACTGCTGAAATTGATGTAAAGAACGAAATCGTCAATAAGTGGTTTGCTGGATACTTTCCTGCCGACAAGCCTAAGTATGCGTTAGTAGTCGTGGATTTGAATACAAAAAGTACAATATCATCTACAAATCAAGTTTTTTATGATATTGTTAAAGAAATGTATGATTTAAATCATCAATAA
- the greA gene encoding transcription elongation factor GreA, producing MAQEKVFPMTEEGKLKLEQELEYLKTVKRKEVVERIKIARSFGDLSENSEYDSAKDEQAFVEGRITTLENMIRNAKIIEEDVENSSIVSLGKSVTFVELPDGDEETYTIVGSAEADPFEGKISNDSPIAKSLIGKQVGDEVTVQTPGGEMAVKIVTVK from the coding sequence ATGGCACAAGAAAAAGTGTTTCCAATGACGGAAGAAGGAAAGCTAAAATTAGAACAAGAATTAGAATATCTGAAGACGGTAAAGCGTAAAGAAGTAGTAGAGCGTATTAAGATTGCTCGTAGTTTTGGTGACTTATCAGAGAACTCTGAGTACGATTCAGCAAAGGATGAGCAAGCTTTCGTTGAAGGGCGTATTACAACGCTTGAAAATATGATTCGCAATGCAAAAATTATTGAAGAAGATGTAGAGAATTCTTCAATTGTATCTTTAGGAAAATCTGTTACGTTTGTTGAACTACCAGACGGAGACGAGGAAACGTATACAATTGTAGGTAGTGCGGAAGCTGATCCATTTGAAGGCAAAATTTCAAATGACTCTCCAATTGCTAAAAGCCTAATAGGCAAGCAGGTTGGAGATGAAGTAACAGTTCAAACTCCAGGCGGAGAAATGGCTGTTAAAATTGTTACTGTAAAGTAA
- the udk gene encoding uridine kinase, producing MGKKPVVIGIAGGSGSGKTTVTKAIYEYFKGHSIMLLEQDYYYKDQSNLPFEQRLQTNYDHPLAFDNDLLIEHLQKLLNYESIEKPVYDYTIHTRSQEVIVEEPKDVIILEGILVLEDKRLRNLMDIKLYVDTDADLRIIRRMLRDIKERERTLESVVDQYISVVRPMHNQFIEPTKRYADIIIPEGGQNHVAIDLMVTKIQTILEQNAIL from the coding sequence ATGGGGAAAAAGCCCGTTGTAATCGGTATTGCTGGTGGATCTGGCTCTGGAAAAACAACTGTTACAAAAGCAATTTATGAATATTTTAAAGGTCATTCAATTATGCTTCTGGAGCAAGACTATTATTATAAAGACCAAAGTAACCTGCCATTTGAACAGCGTTTACAGACGAATTATGATCACCCTTTAGCATTTGATAATGACCTTTTAATTGAGCACTTGCAGAAATTATTAAATTATGAGAGCATTGAAAAACCTGTATATGATTATACTATTCATACTCGCTCTCAAGAAGTTATTGTAGAAGAGCCAAAGGACGTTATTATCTTAGAGGGGATTTTAGTGCTCGAGGACAAACGTCTGCGTAACTTAATGGATATTAAGCTGTATGTTGATACAGATGCTGATTTACGTATTATCCGCCGAATGTTACGAGATATTAAAGAGCGTGAGCGTACGCTAGAATCCGTAGTCGATCAATATATTTCAGTGGTACGTCCAATGCATAATCAGTTTATTGAACCAACTAAGCGATATGCTGATATTATTATCCCAGAAGGCGGACAAAACCACGTAGCAATTGATTTAATGGTAACGAAAATCCAAACAATTCTTGAACAAAATGCGATTTTATAA
- a CDS encoding U32 family peptidase, translating into MAVQIDTVVNGKRVITKKPELLAPAGNLEKLKVAVHYGADAVFIGGKEFGLRSNAGNFSLEEMAEGVEFAKKYGARIYVTTNIFAHNENMDGLDEYLMGLQAAGVAGIIVADPLIIETCRKVAPKLEVHLSTQQSLSNWRAVQFWKEEGLERVVLARETGADEIREMKEKVDIEIETFIHGAMCIAYSGRCTLSNHMTARDSNRGGCCQSCRWDYDLFKLEGEATEVPLFNESDSPFAMSPKDLNLIQSIPKMIELGIDSLKIEGRMKSIHYIATVVSVYRKVIDAYCADPENFVIQKEWLDELDKCANRDTAPAFFEGVPGVDEQMFGIHGKKTTFDFAGLVLDYDEETSMVTLQQRNHFKPGDEVEFFGPGIENFTQVVGTIWDEKGNELDAARHPLQIVTFKVDKPLSSYNMMRKGM; encoded by the coding sequence ATGGCTGTACAAATCGATACGGTTGTTAATGGGAAGCGTGTTATTACGAAAAAGCCCGAGTTGTTAGCTCCAGCAGGCAATCTTGAAAAGTTAAAAGTAGCAGTACATTATGGTGCTGATGCGGTCTTTATCGGTGGAAAAGAGTTCGGTCTTCGCTCAAATGCAGGCAACTTTTCATTAGAAGAAATGGCTGAGGGAGTAGAATTTGCCAAAAAATACGGAGCACGTATTTATGTAACAACAAATATCTTTGCTCATAATGAAAACATGGATGGCTTAGATGAATATTTAATGGGATTACAAGCTGCTGGCGTAGCTGGAATTATCGTAGCTGACCCGTTAATCATTGAAACATGCCGTAAGGTTGCGCCAAAGCTAGAAGTTCACTTAAGCACTCAGCAGTCGCTTTCAAACTGGCGTGCTGTTCAGTTCTGGAAAGAGGAAGGTTTAGAGCGTGTTGTATTAGCACGCGAAACTGGGGCTGATGAGATACGTGAAATGAAAGAAAAAGTAGATATTGAAATTGAAACATTTATCCACGGAGCTATGTGTATTGCTTACTCTGGTCGATGTACGTTGAGTAATCATATGACGGCTCGTGATTCAAATCGTGGTGGTTGCTGTCAGTCATGTCGTTGGGACTACGACTTATTCAAGTTAGAAGGCGAAGCAACAGAAGTTCCTTTATTCAATGAGTCAGATAGTCCGTTTGCAATGAGTCCAAAAGATTTAAATTTAATTCAGTCAATTCCAAAAATGATTGAGCTTGGTATCGACAGCTTAAAAATTGAAGGCCGTATGAAGTCAATCCACTATATTGCAACAGTTGTAAGTGTCTACCGCAAAGTTATTGATGCTTATTGCGCAGACCCAGAAAACTTTGTAATTCAAAAAGAGTGGTTAGATGAGCTTGATAAATGTGCTAATCGTGATACTGCGCCTGCTTTCTTTGAAGGTGTACCAGGCGTAGATGAGCAAATGTTTGGTATTCATGGTAAGAAAACAACATTTGATTTTGCTGGACTAGTGTTAGACTATGATGAAGAAACAAGCATGGTAACACTCCAACAACGAAACCACTTTAAGCCTGGAGACGAAGTGGAATTCTTTGGCCCAGGAATTGAAAACTTTACACAAGTAGTCGGCACAATTTGGGATGAAAAAGGAAATGAGCTAGACGCTGCTCGTCATCCGTTACAAATTGTAACGTTTAAGGTAGACAAACCATTGTCTTCTTACAACATGATGCGGAAGGGGATGTAA
- a CDS encoding U32 family peptidase: protein MKKPELLVTPTAVSDIKPLIEAGANAFVIGEQRYGLRLAGDFKREDIVEAVNVAHAHHAKVYVAMNALFHNDKVAELDEYILFLQEAGVDAIVFGDPAVLMAARAVAPKMKLHWNTETTATNWYTCNYWGRKGAKRAVLARELSMDSIIDIKEHAEVEVEVQVHGMTCMFQSKRSLLGNYFEYQGKVMEVGNRKLEKDMFLFDKERDNKYPIYEDENGTHIMSPNDICIIDELAEMIDAEVDVFKIDGVLKSSEYIIEVTKKYRKAIDLCVENREEYENLKDELLEEIEGMQPANRPLDTGFFFKETVY from the coding sequence ATGAAAAAACCTGAATTATTAGTAACACCAACTGCTGTTTCAGATATTAAACCATTAATAGAAGCAGGTGCAAACGCATTTGTAATTGGTGAACAGCGATACGGGTTAAGACTTGCAGGAGACTTTAAGCGTGAGGATATTGTAGAGGCAGTTAATGTTGCACACGCTCATCATGCAAAAGTTTATGTAGCTATGAATGCATTATTTCACAACGATAAAGTAGCTGAGTTAGATGAATATATCTTATTTTTACAAGAAGCAGGCGTAGATGCGATTGTCTTTGGGGATCCGGCAGTATTGATGGCTGCTCGTGCAGTTGCGCCGAAAATGAAGCTTCACTGGAATACAGAGACGACGGCAACTAACTGGTATACATGTAATTATTGGGGGCGAAAAGGTGCTAAGCGTGCAGTATTAGCTCGCGAGCTAAGTATGGACAGCATTATTGATATTAAAGAACATGCAGAAGTAGAAGTGGAAGTACAGGTCCACGGAATGACATGTATGTTCCAATCGAAGCGCTCTTTATTAGGTAATTATTTTGAATATCAAGGTAAGGTTATGGAAGTTGGAAATCGTAAGCTTGAAAAAGACATGTTCTTATTCGACAAAGAGCGTGATAACAAGTATCCAATTTACGAAGATGAGAACGGTACACATATCATGAGTCCAAACGATATTTGTATTATCGACGAGCTTGCAGAAATGATTGATGCGGAAGTCGATGTCTTTAAAATTGACGGCGTGTTAAAAAGCTCAGAATACATTATTGAGGTAACGAAAAAGTATCGCAAAGCTATTGATTTATGTGTAGAGAATCGTGAAGAGTATGAAAATCTAAAAGATGAGTTACTAGAAGAAATTGAAGGAATGCAACCAGCAAATCGTCCTCTTGATACAGGGTTCTTCTTTAAAGAAACTGTTTACTAA
- a CDS encoding O-methyltransferase has translation MLLQNVEQYVENLIPKRTELVEEMENYAKEHVVPIMELIGIETLLQILRLHQPAHILEIGTAIGYSAIRMAEALPNAKIVTVERNEDRYKQAQLFINRAEKKEQIKTLFGDALELQADIEKNGPYDAVFIDAAKGQYQRFFEHYAPLLNKKGIIISDNILFKGHVATDLSQIETRRKRSLIKKIDAYNVWLMEHPDFQTTILPIGDGIAISIKRGD, from the coding sequence TTGCTTTTACAAAATGTTGAACAATATGTAGAAAACCTTATTCCTAAGCGTACAGAGCTTGTTGAAGAGATGGAGAACTATGCAAAAGAGCACGTGGTACCAATTATGGAACTTATCGGAATCGAAACATTGCTTCAAATTCTTCGCCTTCATCAGCCAGCACATATATTAGAAATTGGGACAGCCATCGGCTATTCTGCTATTCGTATGGCTGAAGCATTGCCAAATGCTAAAATCGTTACGGTAGAACGTAATGAAGATCGTTATAAACAAGCTCAATTATTCATTAATCGAGCTGAAAAGAAAGAACAGATTAAAACCTTGTTTGGAGATGCTTTAGAACTTCAAGCAGACATTGAAAAAAATGGCCCTTACGATGCCGTGTTTATTGATGCTGCCAAAGGACAATATCAGCGATTCTTTGAGCATTATGCACCACTCTTAAATAAAAAAGGTATTATTATTTCAGATAATATTTTATTCAAGGGGCATGTAGCAACAGATTTATCGCAGATTGAAACGCGTCGTAAGCGAAGTTTAATTAAAAAAATTGATGCATACAACGTATGGCTAATGGAACATCCAGATTTCCAAACCACAATTTTACCAATTGGGGATGGAATTGCAATTAGTATAAAAAGAGGTGACTGA
- the mltG gene encoding endolytic transglycosylase MltG, which translates to MSHQSFLTPKNNKRKKIMIVTIILLAVLIGGGFFYAQSFVQPVDKNSSKQVNITIPQGSSVRSIGTLLKEEKLIKSESAFRYYIKASSVSGFQAGTYTFSPSMSLSEMVDMMETGDVSKNPDVRLAIPEGRQLDEIATIIANRTKYTEAEVMDTLDNPAFIEKMKKKYPDLVTDEVLNKDIRHPLEGYLYPATYDYYDSNISLEVILDEMIGKTNGVLAQYQKEMKSKKYTAHQLLTMASLIEEEATKQVDREKIASVFYNRIEEDMPLQTDPTVLYALGEHRERVYYKDLEVDSPYNTYREKGLTPGPIANSGLMSIKAALEPADTDYLYFLANKDGEVIFTKTLDEHNQEKATHITGPREEDKE; encoded by the coding sequence TTGTCGCACCAGTCTTTTTTAACCCCTAAAAATAATAAACGAAAAAAAATTATGATTGTGACAATAATTCTTTTAGCTGTACTTATTGGTGGAGGCTTTTTTTATGCCCAATCATTTGTACAACCCGTTGATAAAAACAGTAGTAAACAAGTAAACATAACGATTCCACAAGGTTCTTCAGTACGCTCGATTGGAACGTTGTTAAAAGAAGAAAAGCTAATTAAAAGTGAAAGTGCTTTTCGATACTATATTAAAGCTTCTAGCGTATCAGGTTTTCAGGCTGGAACATACACTTTCTCTCCTTCCATGAGCTTAAGTGAGATGGTAGATATGATGGAAACGGGAGATGTATCAAAGAATCCCGATGTTCGCTTAGCGATTCCAGAAGGGCGTCAACTTGACGAGATAGCTACTATCATTGCAAATAGAACGAAGTATACAGAAGCAGAAGTAATGGATACTCTAGACAATCCTGCTTTTATTGAGAAGATGAAGAAGAAATATCCGGACCTTGTGACGGATGAAGTGCTTAATAAGGATATCAGGCATCCTTTAGAAGGGTACTTGTATCCTGCTACTTACGATTACTATGATTCAAATATTTCGCTTGAAGTTATTTTAGACGAGATGATTGGCAAAACAAATGGTGTTTTAGCTCAATATCAAAAAGAAATGAAGAGCAAAAAATATACTGCTCATCAACTTTTAACAATGGCGTCTTTGATTGAAGAAGAAGCAACGAAACAGGTTGATCGCGAGAAAATTGCAAGCGTGTTTTACAATCGTATTGAAGAGGATATGCCATTACAGACGGATCCAACGGTGTTATATGCTTTAGGTGAACATCGTGAGCGCGTCTACTATAAAGATTTAGAAGTGGACTCACCTTACAATACGTACAGAGAGAAAGGACTTACACCAGGACCAATTGCTAACTCTGGTTTAATGTCCATTAAAGCAGCTTTGGAGCCCGCTGATACAGATTACCTTTATTTCTTAGCGAATAAAGATGGAGAAGTCATCTTTACTAAAACACTCGATGAACATAACCAGGAAAAAGCGACTCATATCACAGGTCCTCGGGAAGAAGATAAGGAATAA
- a CDS encoding DUF1292 domain-containing protein translates to MTEEGKITIVDESGNEQLCEILFTFDSEEYGKSYVIYYPIGADENDDEEIEIHASAFTPSENGEDGELQPIETEEEWDMVEEMVNTFLDEEEGE, encoded by the coding sequence ATGACAGAAGAAGGAAAAATTACAATCGTAGACGAAAGTGGTAACGAACAATTATGTGAGATTCTTTTCACATTTGATTCTGAAGAATATGGTAAATCTTATGTGATTTATTATCCGATTGGTGCAGATGAAAACGACGATGAAGAAATTGAAATTCATGCGTCTGCCTTTACACCAAGCGAAAATGGTGAAGATGGTGAGCTTCAACCAATCGAAACAGAAGAAGAGTGGGATATGGTTGAGGAAATGGTTAATACGTTCCTTGACGAAGAAGAAGGCGAATAA
- the ruvX gene encoding Holliday junction resolvase RuvX, with translation MRVLGLDVGTKTIGVAVSDEMGWTAQGIETIKIADEQMKESYPRLQQLIDEYSVEKVIVGLPKNMNGTIGPRGEACLQFAEELTKNLDIETMMWDERLSTMAAERVLLSADVSRKKRKKVIDKMAAVMILQGYLDSKQ, from the coding sequence ATGCGCGTATTAGGATTAGATGTTGGTACGAAAACGATTGGCGTAGCTGTAAGCGATGAAATGGGCTGGACAGCTCAAGGAATTGAGACTATTAAAATTGCTGATGAGCAAATGAAGGAGTCTTATCCTCGATTACAGCAGTTAATTGATGAATATTCAGTTGAGAAAGTCATTGTTGGACTACCCAAAAATATGAATGGAACAATCGGTCCTCGCGGTGAAGCTTGTCTTCAATTTGCGGAGGAACTAACGAAGAATCTAGACATTGAAACGATGATGTGGGATGAGCGTTTATCGACAATGGCTGCAGAGCGTGTGCTACTTTCAGCGGATGTTAGTCGTAAAAAGCGTAAAAAAGTCATCGATAAGATGGCAGCTGTTATGATTCTTCAAGGATATTTAGACAGCAAACAATAA
- a CDS encoding IreB family regulatory phosphoprotein: MSSFDKTMQFNFQDEPAETSVHEVLFTVYDALKEKGYNPINQIVGYLLSGDPAYIPRHNDARNTIRQLERDELIEELVKSYLQQHRKDS, encoded by the coding sequence ATGAGTTCATTTGATAAAACAATGCAATTCAATTTTCAAGATGAGCCAGCTGAAACAAGCGTCCATGAGGTTTTATTTACGGTTTATGACGCATTGAAAGAAAAAGGATATAACCCGATTAACCAAATCGTTGGATATTTGCTATCAGGCGATCCTGCTTACATTCCTCGTCATAATGATGCGCGAAATACAATTCGCCAATTAGAGAGAGACGAGCTCATTGAAGAACTTGTGAAATCTTATTTACAACAGCATCGAAAGGATTCATAA